A stretch of Pseudophryne corroboree isolate aPseCor3 chromosome 9, aPseCor3.hap2, whole genome shotgun sequence DNA encodes these proteins:
- the LOC134958555 gene encoding syncytin-2-like, producing the protein MNDLNLTDYSYNVEIDINHTAHNALSDLGIYLEIAGIISPPTMCIGPMFINHVAELKGHLVNLPKVYVGETNCKNAALVFNMEYNEKLCDKVNCNCNNQCWCANMKALCAPRCACPNQMDENDWDCKTQVHNNMVWFQSWLGNHGKIIPRVLKQGLYYICGNRAYSWLPMGAWGNCTIGRVVPAIRQRENISFTNMIETGPRETRYKRELFTAADKAWMWFPAWTGWGIELANKLNKYANIMDGIINETTSAIHAINEEMAQIRKVTLQNRMALIYLLAMEGGTCAVIWEECCTWIEDSHDPIEAHMNKVKELQKQARDISKEGWNPFSWMGSIGAWFNNLLSDLIKPIVVVIGLIVFLLIAWKCLMCCISHFRKNVDSLA; encoded by the coding sequence GATCTTAACCTCACAGATTATAGCTATAATGTTGAAATAGACATAAATCACACTGCTCACAATGCTCTTTCAGATCTAGGAATATATTTAGAAATTGCTGGTATAATCTCTCCGCCCACTATGTGCATAGGGCCTATGTTTATTAACCACGTGGCTGAACTAAAAGGTCACCTAGTCAACTTACCTAAGGTATATGTTGGAGAAACAAATTGTAAAAATGCTGCCTTAGTATTTAACATGGAATACAATGAAAAGTTATGTGACAAGGTGAACTGTAACTGTAACAATCAATGTTGGTGTGCAAATATGAAAGCTCTTTGTGCCCCTAGGTGTGCCTGTCCGAACCAGATGGATGAGAATGATTGGGATTGTAAGACCCAAGTGCACAATaatatggtatggtttcagagctggTTGGGAAACCATGGTAAGATAATCCCTAGGGTGTTGAAGCAAGGCCTATACTATATTTGTGGAAATAGGGCCTACTCATGGCTTCCTATGGGAGCTTGGGGGAACTGCACTATAGGAAGAGTTGTGCCAGCCATAAGACAGCGTGAGAACATCTCTTTTACCAATATGATAGAAACAGGCCCTAGAGAGACTAGATACAAGAGAGAATTGTTTACTGCAGCAGATAAAGCCTGGATGTGGTTCCCTGCCTGGACAGGCTGGGGAATTGAATTAGCAAATAagttaaataaatatgcaaatattatGGATGGGATAATTAATGAGACCACAAGTGCCATCCATGCTATCAATGAGGAAATGGCTCAAATTAGGAAGGTGACCCTACAAAATAGGATGGCTCTCATTTACTTGTTAGCTATGGAGGGAGGAACGTGTGCTGTTATATGGGAGGAATGTTGTACCTGGATTGAGGACTCACACGACCCCATAGAAGCGCACATGAATAAAGTAAAGGAATTACAGAAACAAGCTAGAGACATATCCAAGGAGGGATGGAATCCCTTCTCCTGGATGGGGTCAATTGGTGCATGGTTTAACAATCTATTATCGGATTTAATaaaacccatagtggtagtgataggATTGATTGTATTTCTTTTGATCGCTTGGAAATGCTTAATGTGCTGTATTTCTCATTTCAGGAAAAATGTGGATTCGCTCGCCTAA